The DNA window GGAGGTCGAGCTGCACTCTCGGCCTGGCGGGGGGCGCCAGCGTGGCGCCAGGAGGGGTTGGCATGCTCTGCGGGTGGACGGGGGCCGCGTCACCTATGCCGACATCTTCGCCGTGCGCGAGTTCCGCGCGCTGTTCGCCAGCCGGACGTTGTCGACCATCGGCGACTACGTGGCCCGAGCGGGGCTCGTCATCGCCGTCTACAACGAGACCAAGTCGACCGCGCTGCTCGGCATCACGTTCGCGCTGACCTCGCTGCCGGACCTGGTCGGCGGCCCGCTCCTCGCCGGTCTCGCCGACCGGTTCCCGCGCCGCGCGGTCATGGTCGCCTCCGATGTCGGCCGGGCGATTCTGCTGCTGGTCATGGCGATTCCCGGACAACCGCTGATCGCTCTTTGGATCCTCCTGTTCGTCATCAGACTGATGGACTCGCCGTTCCTCAGCGCGTACCACGCCACGATGTCGGTCGTCCTGCCCGGCAAACAGCAACTGGTCAAGGGTTCGGCGGTCACGCAACTCGTCAACCACCTCTCGTACACCGTCGGGTACGGCGCTGGCGGGATGATCGTGTCGCTCACCGGACTGTCCGCGGTGCTGATCGTCAATGCCGGCACGTTCGTCCTGTCCGGGGTGATCATCCTGCTCGGCGTGCTGTCCCGCCCGGCGACCGCCGTGGGCCGGACCTCCTTGCTGGGTTCGGCTTGGACGGCGACGCGCTTCATCTTCACCCATCCACGGCTGCGGCTCGTCATGTTCTTCACGGTGCCGATCGCCGCGACCCTGGTCTGCGAGACACTCGCGGCACCGTACGCCGCACAGCTCGGCCTCAGCTCGGCGTCCGCCGGGCTGTTCATGGGAGCGAGCCCGGCCGGCATCGTCGTCGGGCTCTGGCTGCTCCCGTTGCTGATCCGGGATCAACGCGGCATCCATGTGACGGTCCTGTCGATCGCCAGCGGCGCCCCGTTGGTGCTGTTCCTCTTTGTGCCGACGGCGTGGCTCGCCTGCCTGCTCATCGCCGTCGCGGGGATGGCTCTGTACTTCTGGATCCCGCTCGCCGCCGAGTTCACCCAGACCGTCCCGGACGACATGCGTGGCCAGGCGGTCGGTCTGCTCACGACGTCGATGCGGGTCACCCAGGGGCTCGCGATCCTCACGTTCGGGCTCGTCGCGCAGTACGCCTCGCCCAGCGTGGTGATCGCGGTCGGCGGCGCGATCGGAACGGTACTGGCGATCGCGCTGTCCGTCGCCTGGGCGCGGACGAGCACGGTGCCCGACCCTCAGCGGTGACGGTACGCGGCCACCACCTCCACCTCGATCAGCCAGCCCTGAACAGCGAGATTCGCCATGCCCAGCGAGGCTCTGGCCGGTCTCGCCTTGTTCGCGTAGATGGGCTCGGCCAGCACGCCCGGCGGCGCCATCAGGCGGTGGGGTTGCCGGCGGCCGGACCGAGCCCGCTACTCGTGTACGTCGCGACCAGGCTGCCGACAGCCGGTTGACGGCGTGGCCAGGTGCGGAAGGCGTAAATGGCCATGACAGGGGGTATCGATGGGACTTACGCTTGGGTAACACGAATGCGGAGGAGCGCAGAGGAATCATTGGTGATTCGGCAGTTCTTCCAGGTCGACCCGTGGATCTTCTTCTTCTCTCAGTAAGGAACAACTCGACGTGTATGAACGTGCGCGTGCCTTCGTCCGCCCGGTGGCGCTTCCGGCTCACCACGGACCTGACGCCACGACCTCGCTTTTCGCCGACGCTGTCGTAGAGCTCGTCTCCGAGCAAGCGTCCTCGTCCGATCCGGCCGAGCTGGTCCGCTGTCTGAGCGGCCGCGTGCGGTCGCTGGCGTTGAGCGAGCCCGCGTGGGTGGCGCGGTTCTTGCCTTGGCTACGGATGTCGTCTGTGGTGTCCGGGTGGTCTCCGGTGCCTTTGCTGGCGCTCGAGGCGGCTCAGGTGATGCTGCGGTCGGGGCGTTCTTCGTTGGTGCGTGCGCTCGTTGGGGCGGTCTTGCAGCGCGCTGACGAGCCGGGGTTGGCGGTGTCGTACTGGCGCTCGTCGTTCGGGCCGGTGCTGCCCGCGCCGGTGCGGGAGGGGATCGCGGACGCGGTGGTGCGGTTGTACGACGAGCGGGGCTACTTGTCGTACGGGCGTGCTGGGTTGCCGTTCGGCGCCGTCCTGGCGGCGGTGGAGGCTCCGCCTCGTACGGTCGCTCAGGAGGACCTGTTCTCGTACCTGCTGGACGGTGCCACGGGGTCGATCCCGCAGACGCTGGCGGTGCTGAAGGCGAACGCGTGGCTGTGGGGAATCCCGGCGGAGGAACGCTGTGAGCTCCTCGCCGACTGGGGACCGTCGGCATCGACGATCCTGACGGGCGCGGGGATGATCTGGACGTCGGTCCGCTCGTGGCTCTCGGCGCCGATGGACGCCTTCTCGTGGGAGGCGGTCGTGCCGATGATGGAGTACGCGGACCTGGTGGCCCACCTGGCGGACTTCGACGAGGCCGGAGTGCCGGGGGTGGGGATCGCTACTCGGCTGGCGGACCCGCTGGAGATCGCGCTGGCCGACCGCCCGCGTACGGCTCTGTTGAGACTCGTGAACCCGTCCGAACGCTGGCTGTGGTCTCTCCGAGAGGCGTTGAGCCTTTGTCTGACCCACCCGAGCGAGCCGGAGCCGCTGGCCCTCATCGAAGCAGCAAGAAACGGCCAATGGCCGTTCTAACGGCCGAAGGCCGACGCTGGTAAATGACCGGAGCAACCCCTGGGGCCTGCAAGGAGCAAGCAACGTGGGGGGGTCTGGGGGGGGCTCGGCCCCCCAGTGTGGCGCCGATCGCCGTGGGGCAGGTGGCCGAAGGCCAACAACCAGATTTCACCCAAGATCGGGTGGGCGATACTGGGATTGAACCAGTGACCCCTACCGTGTCAAGGTAGTGCTCTCCCACTGAGCTAATCGCCCTCGCAAGCGAGGTGGAGACGGGATTTGAACCCGTGTACACGGCTTTGCAGGCCGTTGCCTCGCCTCTCGGCCACTCCACCGTGGTGCCCTGGGGCGTAGAGCCCCAGACCCCAAGGCATCTCCGAGCGGACGACGGGATTCGAACCCGCGACCCTCACCTTGGCAAGGTGATGCGCTACCAGCTGCGCTACGTCCGCATCGCGCCAACAGTTCTCTGGCGCGTTGAGAACTG is part of the Tenggerimyces flavus genome and encodes:
- a CDS encoding MFS transporter is translated as MDGGRVTYADIFAVREFRALFASRTLSTIGDYVARAGLVIAVYNETKSTALLGITFALTSLPDLVGGPLLAGLADRFPRRAVMVASDVGRAILLLVMAIPGQPLIALWILLFVIRLMDSPFLSAYHATMSVVLPGKQQLVKGSAVTQLVNHLSYTVGYGAGGMIVSLTGLSAVLIVNAGTFVLSGVIILLGVLSRPATAVGRTSLLGSAWTATRFIFTHPRLRLVMFFTVPIAATLVCETLAAPYAAQLGLSSASAGLFMGASPAGIVVGLWLLPLLIRDQRGIHVTVLSIASGAPLVLFLFVPTAWLACLLIAVAGMALYFWIPLAAEFTQTVPDDMRGQAVGLLTTSMRVTQGLAILTFGLVAQYASPSVVIAVGGAIGTVLAIALSVAWARTSTVPDPQR